The Oncorhynchus masou masou isolate Uvic2021 chromosome 8, UVic_Omas_1.1, whole genome shotgun sequence genome has a window encoding:
- the LOC135543918 gene encoding PR domain zinc finger protein 12-like, which yields MGSVLPAEALALKSGFKCQSRSLSDIITSDILHSFLYGRWRNVIGEHLMEERQSSIGPKTAFTAEVLAQSFVGEVQKLSSLVLPSEVIIAQSSIPGEGLGIFSKTWIKAGTEMGPFTGTVISPEHVDLLKNNNLMWEVFNDDGTVRYFIDASQEDHRSWMTYIKCARNEQEQNLEVVQIGSSIFYRAVETIPPDQELLVWYGNSHNTFLGIPGVPGTEEEHQKKSRNEDSHSCDGSSSCSPSSSSSSSSATSRMRCVICHRGFNSRSNLRSHMRIHTLDKPFVCRFCNRRFSQSSTLRNHVRLHTGERPYKCHVCQSAYSQLAGLRAHQKSARHRPGAGGADTASQISPPPPPITSLTQHQVPLVHHIPTMVL from the exons ATGGGCTCGGTATTACCTGCAGAGGCTTTAGCCCTGAAGTCTGGATTTAAATGCCAGAGTCGGTCCTTGTCTGATATTATCACCTCAGACATTCTGCACAGTTTCCTGTATGGACGGTGGAGAAATGTGATCGGGGAGCACCTGAtggaggagaggcagagcagCATCGGTCCCAAGACCGCCTTCACTGCCGAGGTCCTCGCACAGTCGTTCGTTGGAG AGGTCCAGAAGCTGTCCAGCCTGGTGCTGCCCAGTGAGGTGATCATTGCCCAGAGCTCTATACCTGGCGAGGGCCTGGGCATCTTCTCCAAGACCTGGATCAAGGCAGGCACAGAGATGGGTCCATTTACTGGCACGGTCATCTCCCCTGAACACGTGGACCTGCTAAAGAACAACAACCTCATGTGGGAG GTGTTCAACGATGATGGCACGGTACGCTACTTCATTGATGCCAGTCAGGAGGACCATCGCAGCTGGATGACCTACATCAAGTGTGCGCGCAACGAGCAGGAGCAGAACCTGGAGGTGGTGCAGATCGGCAGCAGCATCTTCTACAGGGCCGTGGAG ACTATCCCTCCAGACCAGGAGCTGCTAGTGTGGTACGGAAACTCCCACAACACCTTCCTTGGTATTCCTGGCGTTCCCGGTACAGAAGAAGAGCATCAGAAAAAGAGCCGCAATG AGGACTCCCACTCATGTGACGGCTCTTCATCttgctccccctcctcctcctcctcttcctcgtctGCGACCAGCCGCATGCGGTGCGTCATCTGCCACCGGGGCTTCAACTCGCGTAGTAACCTGCGCTCCCACATGCGCATCCACACCCTGGACAAGCCCTTCGTCTGTCGCTTCTGCAACCGCCGCTTCAGCCAGTCGTCCACCCTGCGCAACCACGTGCGACTGCACACCGGAGAGCGCCCCTACAAGTGCCACGTGTGCCAGAGCGCCTACTCCCAACTGGCAGGGCTGCGAGCACACCAGAAGAGTGCCAGGCACAGGCCAGGGGCGGGGGGCGCAGACACTGCCTCCCAAATCTCACCTCCACCCCCACCGATCACCAGCTTGACCCAACACCAGGTCCCCCTGGTTCACCATATCCCCACCATGGTGCTATGA